In the Pseudonocardia sediminis genome, CCTGGCCTGTGCCGACGGCACCGACCCGGGGGAGCTGCTGGCGCGCGCCGCGGCCGTCGAGTCCGGGTCGGAGCACGCGATCGCCGCCGCGGTCTGCGCTCACGCCGAGCAGGCTCCGGTGGTCGTCCCGCCGGTCACGGACTTCGTGCCGATGCCGGGGCTGGGCGCGCGCGGGGTTGTCGACGGGTACGACGTGACGGTCGGACGGCCGTCGCTGGCCGGTGAGCTCGGGCCGCTGTCCGACCGGGTCGCCGAGTGGGACGCGGCCGGGCGCACCACCGTCGCGGTGACGGTCGACGGCGCCGTCGCCGGAGTGATCGCGCTGGCCGACCCGGTGAAGGACTCCGCCGTCCCGGCCGTCGCCGAGCTGATCGAGATGGGCCTGCGTCCCGTGCTGCTGACCGGGGACTCCCCGGCCGCCGCGCACGCCGTCGCGAGCGCCGTCGGGATCACCGACGTGCACGCCGGGGTGCTGCCGGACGAGAAGGTGGACCTGGTCCGGCGGCTGCAGGCGCAGGGCCGGACCGTGGCCATGGTCGGCGACGGGGTGAACGACGCCGCCGCGCTGGCCGTCGCGGACCTGGGCATCGCCGTCGGGTCGGGCACCGACATCGCGCTGGAAGCCGCCGACGTCGTTCTCGTGCGCGACGACCTGCGCGTGCTGCCGACCACCGTCGAGCTGGCCCGGGCGACGATGCGCACGATCCGCGGGAACCTGTGGTGGGCGTTCGGTTACAACGTCGCCGCCGTGCCGGTGGCCGCCGCCGGGCTGCTCAACCCGCTGCTCGCCGGGGCCGCGATGGCGGTGTCGTCGCTGCTGGTCGTCACGAACAGCCTGCGGCTGCGCCACGCGGGCGGGACGTTCGCCCCGACCCCGTCCGAGATCACCGCCGAGCGGGACGACGAGGTCGAGTACAGCCGCTGAGGTCCGGGCGGGTGCCCGGCCGCGCAAGCGTCTCAACCGCGCAGGAAGTACAGGACGGTCATCGTCGTCGCGGTCGTCAGGACGAGCGTCCGCAGCACCCGAGCGGACAGGCGTCGGGCCACCCGGGCCCCGGCGAACCCGCCCACCGCGGCCCCGAGCAGGACCGCCAGCAGCGGAACCGGGTCGGACAGCACGTCCGCCGCGACCAGGAAGATCCCGGCCGCGACGGCGTTGACGGCCGCGAGCTGCGCTACCCGCATCGGGTTGCCCGCCGCCGCGTCGATCCCGAGTCCCGCGCTCCACAGGGCGAGCATCAGGATGCCTACGGCCCCGCCGAAGTATCCGCCGTAGATCGCGAGCAGGAACTGCCCGACGAGGATCGCCCGCGGGCCCATGTCCGTCGTGCGGTGCAGCGCCGCGTCGAGCACACGGGCGAGCCGGCGCCCGAACGCCAGGACCACGGTGGCGAAGGCGAGCAGCCACGGTACGGCCGCGTCGAACGACGACGCCGGCAGCCCGAGCAGCAGGGCGGCGCCGCACCCGCCGCCGAGCAGGCTCGCCACCGTCAACGACCGGGTCGTGGTGGCCCCGACCGGCCGGATATCGGCGCGGTAGGCGTAGGCGCCGGTGACCGCACCCGGCAGCAGGGCCACGGTCGTCGACGCGTTCGCGGTGACCGGCGGAAGCCCAGCGGCCACCAGCGCCGGCAACGCCACGAACGTGCCCCCGCCACCGACGGCGTTCAGCGCGCCCGCCGCGACGCCGACGAGCAGCAGGGCGACGACCTCGATCACGACGCCAGCATCGGCTGCCGCACCGCGACCGGGCAATGCGGGATCGGCGCACCCAGGGTCAGGCTCAGCCTTAGGCTGGCGGCGTGCGCTACGACCTGGTCGACCTGCGGTTGTTCCTGCACGTGCTGGACGAGGGCTCGATCACCGCGGGGGCCGTGCGGATGCACCTGAGCCTGCCGTCGGCGAGCGCGCGGGTCCGGTCGCTGGAGCGCCAGGCCGGGGTGGACCTGCTCGTCCGCGGACGGCGGGGTGTGCGTCCCACGCCGGCGGGGACGTCGCTGGCCCGCCACGCCCGCGACGTCCTCACGCACACGGCCCGCCTGGAGAGCGCGGTCGCCGGGTACCGGCGATCCCCGGCGGCACCGCTCGTGCTGCTGGCCGGCACGTCGGCGACGCACCGGCTCGTGCCGCGGGCGCTGGCGTCGTTCCTCGCCGAGCACCCGGACGTCGACGTGGAGGCGGCCGAGCGGCCCACCCCGGACACGCTGCGGATGCTCGCCGACGGCGAGGCCGACCTCGGGATCGTCGTCGACGACGGGTCCCGCGCGCCCGGGCCGGGCACCGAGCCGCTGGGCGACGACTCGCTCGTCGTGATCGGCCGTGCCGGCGGCGTCCTGGCCGGTCGCGAGGAGCTGACCTACCGGGAGGTCGCCGAGCACCCGCTCGTCGGACTGGACACCGCGACGCCGCTGCACCGCTGGATCACCGGACGGCTCGGAGAGGACGCCCCGGTGGCCCGGGTCCGCACCCGCGCCCCGACGATCGGCACCGTCGTCACCCTGGCCGCCGCCGGTGTCGGGCTGGCGGTGCTGCCACGCCGGGCCGTCGACCCGGCGGCGCCGCTCGAGGTCTGCGCGCTGCGCGACCCGTGGTCGAGGCGGAGCCTGTCGCTGGCCTGGGGCACGACGGCGCGCCGGGACTCCGACGCGACGGCCGCCCTCGCCGAGCACGTCCGCCGCGCCGCCGGTGTCGACCACGCCCCCGGCCCGGACTCCGGGACCGCGCGGTTCAGCTGAACCGCGCGGTCCCGCGAGCGAGGGTCAGCCCCGGGAGCGGAGCTTGGCCAGCATCTCGTTGTAGGCGGTGAGGTCGGCGTCGCCGTCGCGGTCGGCCTGGCGGTCCTTGCGCACGGCCGTGCGGGTGTCGTCGCGCGACCACTGCACGATCAGCACGATCACCACCAGCAGCATCGGGATCTCACCGGTGGCCCAGGCGATCCCGCCGCCGACGTGCTGGTCCTCGATCAGGCTCGAGACCCAGGGCAGGCCGACCGAGCGGTAGAAGTTCTCGCCGAGCACGGTGTCCGAGCTCATCACCGCGATCCCGAAGAACGCGTGGAACGGCATCGTCGCCAGCAGCACGGCGAGCCGGCCCAGGTGCGGCAGCTTGTTCGGGGCGGTGTCGACGCCGATCAGGGGCCAGAAGAACAGGTACCCGACGAGGATGAAGTGCAGGTTCATCAGCTGGTGCGACCAGTGGAACCGCAGCGCGCCGTCGAACAGCCCGGTGAAGTACAGGACGTAGAACGAGCCGACGAACAGGATCGCGGCCACGGCCGGGTTCGTCAGGACCTTGGCGAAG is a window encoding:
- a CDS encoding sulfite exporter TauE/SafE family protein, producing MIEVVALLLVGVAAGALNAVGGGGTFVALPALVAAGLPPVTANASTTVALLPGAVTGAYAYRADIRPVGATTTRSLTVASLLGGGCGAALLLGLPASSFDAAVPWLLAFATVVLAFGRRLARVLDAALHRTTDMGPRAILVGQFLLAIYGGYFGGAVGILMLALWSAGLGIDAAAGNPMRVAQLAAVNAVAAGIFLVAADVLSDPVPLLAVLLGAAVGGFAGARVARRLSARVLRTLVLTTATTMTVLYFLRG
- a CDS encoding LysR family transcriptional regulator; this translates as MRYDLVDLRLFLHVLDEGSITAGAVRMHLSLPSASARVRSLERQAGVDLLVRGRRGVRPTPAGTSLARHARDVLTHTARLESAVAGYRRSPAAPLVLLAGTSATHRLVPRALASFLAEHPDVDVEAAERPTPDTLRMLADGEADLGIVVDDGSRAPGPGTEPLGDDSLVVIGRAGGVLAGREELTYREVAEHPLVGLDTATPLHRWITGRLGEDAPVARVRTRAPTIGTVVTLAAAGVGLAVLPRRAVDPAAPLEVCALRDPWSRRSLSLAWGTTARRDSDATAALAEHVRRAAGVDHAPGPDSGTARFS